The proteins below come from a single Procambarus clarkii isolate CNS0578487 chromosome 44, FALCON_Pclarkii_2.0, whole genome shotgun sequence genomic window:
- the LOC123745339 gene encoding LOW QUALITY PROTEIN: extracellular serine/threonine protein kinase four-jointed (The sequence of the model RefSeq protein was modified relative to this genomic sequence to represent the inferred CDS: deleted 2 bases in 2 codons), which yields MYRAVEALLQEAGMSDGAVGQVQEQLRSREVKGLQEPTWERCGRPKNQWVELGGNTAACARYRYPDDYLLLGEVLSFYLARLLGVGHVPPVVLSEPSTPRWAPVTSKMALAGWGDAPVVVLTPWIEGLVRDHMPSILLDIILKNSTLSILEEAATTTTTEASPQPSENPHKLYKVARVTEQKSQAGGGSGEQAKGSRREVRGSQALKQASERDLARLLQWSDLLVFDYLTGNYDRVAYMQDAADKERRPQILTTTIHNLVRSEKTDAIWLLDNESGLMDAYTLLYGAADSAQSSRFSAFHTRMLESLCVFRRSTMEAVLGLAHQPQPHTLLVEFAKTHEPLFGKLPDPLSNELFVKHFPQRLGQVRDWMT from the exons atgtacag GGCGGTGGAGGCCCTCCTGCAGGAGGCGGGGATGAGCGACGGGGCCGTGGGTCAGGTGCAGGAGCAGCTGAGGTCGCGGGAGGTCAAGGGACTGCAGGAGCCCACCTGGGAGAGGTGTGGGCGGCCCAAGAACCAGTGGGTGGAGCTGGGCGGGAACACCGCCGCCTGCGCCCGCTACAG GTACCCTGACGACTACTTGCTCCTAGGAGAGGTGCTGAGCTTCTACTTGGCCCGGCTT CTGGGTGTGGGCCACGTGCCCCCCGTGGTCCTCAGCGAA CCTTCGACCCCTCGCTGGGCCCCCGTGACCTCCAAGATGGCCCTCGCCGGCTGGGGGGACGCTCCGGTCGTCGTCCTTACCCCTTGGATCGAGGGCTTGGTCAG GGACCACATGCCTTCTATTCTCCTGGATATTATCCTCAAGAACTCCACCCTGAGCATACTGGAGGAGGcggcgacgacgacgacgacagagGCGTCCCCACAGCCCAGCGAGAACCCGCACAAGCTCTACAAAGTTGCCAGAGTCACAGAGCAAAAGAGCCAGGCGGGGGGCGGCTCAGGTGAGCAAGCAAAGGGCTCGAGAAGGGAGGTAAGAGGCAGCCAGGCCCTGAAGCAGGCGTCGGAGAGGGACCTGGCGCGGCTGCTGCAGTGGAGCGACCTCCTGGTCTTCGACTACCTCACGGGGAATTATGATCGCGTCGCTTACATGCAGGACGCCGCCGACAAGGAGCGCCGCCCCCAGATACTGACTACTACTATTCACAACCTG GTCCGGAGTGAGAAGACGGATGCCATCTGGCTCCTGGACAATGAGTCAGGCCTCATGGACGCCTACACGCTGCTCTACGGGGCAGCCGACTCCGCCCAGTCCTCGAGGTTCAGCGCCTTCCACACCCGCATGTTGGAGTCCCTGTGTGTCTTCAGGAGGTCCACCATGGAGGCCGTGCTGGGCCTGGCTCACCAGCCCCAGCCTCACACACTGCTGGTGGAGTTTGCCAAGACACACGAGCCACTCTTTGGCAAGTTGCCCGACCCACTCAGCAATGAGCTCTTCGTCAAGCACTTCCCGCAGCGGCTAGGGCAAGTGCGTGACTGGATGACCTAA